Proteins encoded together in one Solanum lycopersicum chromosome 7, SLM_r2.1 window:
- the LOC101260359 gene encoding F-box/FBD/LRR-repeat protein At5g22700-like translates to MTKKESSKGRRGPDRISSLPTDIMREILSCLPLIDAAGTCILSKEWQRIWYAHPVIQLDEVDFGADYCNYSDKHRAKRFAFLTYLENFLECRKRPSEFNSVDVDKFLLRMTVEPDSPAKELINNWICYALEKNVKSLFLGLYTFKHHHYSLHGIAFHTNWLVKLSLSGCEIKCCSFELPSLKSLFLYSVCIEDYDFKNLMAGCPNIEWLCILVNNKKLQTIVVSNPNLQFFQVCLLSSNGKIRIESPNLHSLEFVALNLDLCKVEITATTTVRELTLRKTYHKGTVIHIINEFPLLEKLVVYGPTELQNLPIDQPNLDTLVLKDCKVKDEVRINAPKLRLFEFMGGLQDLRA, encoded by the coding sequence ATGACGAAGAAAGAAAGTTCCAAGGGACGTCGAGGCCCCGACAGGATTTCCAGTTTGCCTACTGATATCATGCGTGAAATTCTGTCCTGTCTTCCACTGATAGATGCCGCAGGAACTTGCATTTTATCCAAAGAATGGCAAAGAATTTGGTATGCTCATCCTGTAATTCAGTTGGATGAAGTGGATTTTGGGGCAGACTATTGCAATTACTCTGATAAACACAGAGCCAAAAGGTTCGCCTTCTTAACTTACTTGGAGAATTTCTTAGAATGCCGCAAGAGGCCCTCTGAATTCAACAGTGTTGATGTGGATAAGTTTCTTCTTCGAATGACAGTCGAACCCGATTCTCCTGCTAAAGAGCTGATCAATAACTGGATTTGTTATGCCTTGGAAAAAAACGTTAAATCGTTGTTTCTTGGTTTATATACGTTTAAACATCATCATTACTCGCTGCATGGTATTGCATTTCACACTAATTGGTTAGTCAAATTATCTCTATCGGGTTGTGAGATAAAATGTTGTTCATTCGAGCTTCCTTCTTTAAAGTCTCTGTTTCTATACTCTGTTTGCATTGAGGATTATGATTTCAAGAATCTGATGGCTGGTTGCCCTAATATTGAATGGTTATGTATTCTggtgaataataaaaaattgcaGACTATTGTAGTTTCAAATCCCAATCTGCAATTTTTCCAAGTATGTCTTCTTAGTTCGAATGGTAAAATACGTATAGAGTCCCCAAATCTTCATTCACTTGAATTTGTAGCTCTTAACTTGGACTTATGTAAAGTAGAGATTACTGCAACGACAACTGTAAGAGAGTTGACACTGCGAAAAACATATCACAAAGGGACAGTGATACATATCATAAATGAATTCCCTCTACTTGAAAAGCTAGTAGTATATGGTCCAACTGAGTTGCAAAACCTTCCTATTGATCAACCGAATTTGGATACGTTGGTGCTGAAAGATTGCAAAGTAAAAGACGAGGTACGAATAAATGCACCCAAGTTAAGATTGTTTGAGTTTATGGGTGGCCTACAAGATTTGAGGGCATAG
- the LOC101260658 gene encoding putative F-box/FBD/LRR-repeat protein At1g78760, with protein sequence MSIEDLPEDIISNLPIGLIGEIHSHLPWKEVVKTSILSKKWRSIWYSHPIIWLDETDFGADYTNYSSTDKPRRDAFFTHMMELLEIRERNSELDYSVNKLFLRMTLEYDPSAEHLVNKWISFALEKKVRMICLGLKKINRTPYYLRGIAFSGTELVGLTISDCHITNCSFNLPALKLLFLFAVCIKDHDFKDLIAACPRIEKLRVLDTRQLHTIVVSNPHLKFFGGNLSCSNGKIRIESAEFDSLEFSFTKYACKVEITSATTVRELTVGNANNQEALMHLINKFPLLEKLIIHDCSRLQNLHISQRNLASLVLMDCTVVQLVRLTTPKLKSLEYKGPHTNFEGIEDLEELEFVLLYLEPVDMDTYWWYKWLRDILKLCARSKHLSVICNSQKVIIIPEYLRHLVSITDMEHLELEIKTLDATFKEVTDELISILPDLKTLSLTLGSTTKFFQIRIDEDGDLSAEEEEHNPKPNRRVSILRSMISKQIGE encoded by the exons ATGTCGATAGAGGATCTTCCAGAGGACATAATTTCGAATTTGCCAATCGGTCTGATCGGTGAAATTCACTCTCACCTTCCATGGAAAGAAGTAGTGAAAACTAGTATTCTGTCGAAGAAATGGCGAAGCATTTGGTATTCTCATCCTATAATTTGGTTGGACGAAACGGATTTTGGGGCAGACTATACAAATTACAGTTCTACAGACAAACCCAGAAGAGATGCCTTCTTTACTCACATGATGGAGTTGTTAGAAATCCGTGAGAGGAACTCTGAATTGGACTACAGTGTTAACAAACTCTTTCTTCGAATGACACTTGAATACGATCCTTCTGCTGAACATCTGGTAAACAAGTGGATTTCTTTTGCCTTGGAGAAAAAGGTTAGAATGATATGTCTTGGTCTAAAGAAGATTAATCGTACTCCTTACTACCTGCGTGGAATTGCATTTTCCGGTACTGAATTAGTTGGTTTAACTATATCGGATTGTCACATTACTAATTGTTCATTCAATCTTCCTGCTCTTAAGCTTCTCTTTCTATTCGCTGTTTGCATTAAGGATCATGATTTCAAGGATCTCATTGCTGCTTGTCCTCGAATTGAAAAATTACGTGTTCTGGATACTCGACAGTTGCATACTATTGTAGTTTCAAATCCTCATCTGAAATTTTTTGGAGGGAATCTTTCTTGTTCTAATGGTAAAATACGTATAGAGTCTGCAGAGTTTGattcacttgaattttcattCACCAAGTACGCGTGTAAAGTAGAGATTACTTCCGCCACAACTGTAAGAGAGTTGACAGTGGGAAATGCTAATAACCAAGAGGCGTTGATgcatttgataaataaattccCTCTACTTGAGAAACTCATCATACATGATTGCAGTAGGTTGCAAAACCTTCATATTTCTCAACGAAATTTGGCTAGCTTGGTGCTGATGGATTGCACGGTAGTACAGTTGGTACGACTAACTACACCCAAGTTGAAATCGTTGGAGTATAAGGGTCCCCACACAAATTTTGAGGGCATAGAAGATTTGGAAGAATTGGAATTCGTTCTGTTGTATTTAGAACCTGTAGACATGGATACATACTGGTGGTACAAATGGCTTCGAGATATTTTGAAGTTGTGTGCTCGTTCCAAGCATTTGAGTGTGATTTGCAATAGTCAAAAG GTTATCATCATTCCTGAATATCTAAGACATTTAGTGTCGATAACTGATATGGAGCATCTGGAGTTAGAAATTAAAACACTTGATGCTACTTTTAAAGAGGTTACAGATGAGCTCATTAGTATTCTTCCAGATTTGAAGACTTTGTCATTGACTTTGGGTTCCACCACAAAGTTCTTCCAG ATTCGTATAGACGAGGATGGTGATCTCTCCGCAGAAGAAGAAGAGCACAATCCGAAACCTAATAGGAGAGTATCCATTCTTAGAAGTATGATCAGCAAACAAATTGGAGAGTGA